In Meriones unguiculatus strain TT.TT164.6M chromosome 17, Bangor_MerUng_6.1, whole genome shotgun sequence, a single window of DNA contains:
- the LOC110546228 gene encoding zinc finger protein 431-like isoform X1, which yields MAVLMQSKVSENIHGWEDKVQDAVSYEDVHVNFTHEEWALLDPSQKSLYKDVMLETYWNLTAIGYKWEDHNIEEHCQSSGRHGRCIICHSGYKPCEHEGYGKNQCTSVSPRTIRRYLVVPTMRRHDVCNTSLQLLGFPTLVGKHKQTHTGEKPHEYKEYGKSSVCPGSLCTCSVTHSIGKCCGCNQCGRTLSSSSSFLPCEKTHMEKRNDTCSKGFDYHRYLETQKRTNNEKDLHECNQHDKAFRSNSSLQLHQRNLLEIKSFGNEDNQSDKAFAYHSLHQVPRFHPREKRYGYHQCGKAFACPSYLQIHERINTSEKPFECNQCSKAFAYKSHLHRHERIHTGEKPYGCKKCGKAFACNSYLQMHERSHTGEKPYECNQCGKAFARNSHLHRHERSHTGEKPYECNQCGKAFGCNSNLQRHERSHTGEKPYGRKHKCDKAFAQNNKPQRHERSHSGEKPYGRKQCDKAFAQNSCLHSHERSLTGQKPYEYNQIGKAFAQNSHFFHHKRSHIREKSYGCRLCGKAFGRNSNLQRHERSHTGEKPYECNQCGKAFSQSSHLHRHERSHTGEKPYECSQCFKAFACKSDLHRHERRHTGEKHYGCNQCGRAFLQNSHLHRHERSHTGQKPYECNHCNKAFVCFSNLQKHDRIHTGKKPHEPE from the exons gctgttttgatgcagTCTAAGGTctctgagaacatccatggctgggaggatAAAGTGCAG GATGCAGTGTCCTATGaggatgtgcatgtgaacttcactcatgaagagtgggctttgctggatccttcccagaagagcctctacaaagatgtgatgctggagacctactggaacctcactgctatag GGTACAAATGGGAAGATCAcaatattgaagaacattgtcAAAGTTCTGGAAGACATGGAAG ATGTATCATCTGTCACTCTGGATACAAACCATGTGAGCATGAGGGATATGGAAAGAATCAATGTACTTCTgtctctcccagaacaattagaagatatTTAGTAGTCCCTACTATGAGAAGACATGATGTCTGCAATACAAGTTTGCAATTACTTGGTTTTCCAACTTTAGtaggaaaacataaacaaactcacactggagagaaacctcatgagtACAAAGAATATGGAAAATCTTCAGTCTGTCCTGGTTCACTTTGCACATGCAGTGTGACTCATAGTATAGGAAAATGTTgtggatgtaatcagtgtggtagaactctgagttcttccagttcttttttaccatgtgaaaaaactcatatggaaaaaagaaatgatacaTGTAGTAAAGGCTTTGACTATCACAGGTATCTTGAAACACAGAAAAGGACCAATAATGAAAAGGATCTTCATGAATGTAATCAACACGATAAAGCCTTTAGATCTAATTCCTCTTTACAGTTACACCAAAGAAATCTTTTGGAAATAAAGTCTTTTGGAAATGAAGATAATCAAAGTGACAAAGCGTTTGCATATCATAGTCTTCATCAAGTACCTAGATTTCATCCTAGAGAGAAAAGGTATGGATAtcatcagtgtggtaaagcctttgcatgtcccAGTTATcttcaaatacatgaaagaattAATACATCAGAGAAACCCTTTGAATGTAATCagtgtagtaaagcctttgcttATAAAAGTCATCTTCAcaggcatgaaaggattcatactggagagaaaccctatggatgtaaaaaatgtggtaaagcctttgcatgtaacagttaTCTTCAAATGCATGAAagaagtcatactggagagaagccctatgaatgtaatcagtgtggtaaagcctttgcacgtaataGTCATCTTCACAGACATGAAAGAagtcacacaggagagaaaccctatgaatgtaatcagtgtggtaaagcgttTGGGTGTAACAGTAATCTTCAAAGGCATGAAAGaagtcacactggagagaaaccctatggacGTAAACAtaaatgtgataaagcctttgcacagaataACAAACCTCAAAGGCATGAAAGAAGTCATagtggagaaaaaccctatggaCGTAaacaatgtgataaagcctttgcacagaacagttgTCTTCACAGTCATGAAAGAAGTCTTACTGGAcaaaaaccctatgaatataatcaaattggtaaagcctttgcacagaacagtcattTTTTCCATCATAAAAGAAGTCATATTAGAGAAAAATCCTATGGATGTAggctatgtggtaaagcctttggaCGTAACAGTAATCTTCAAAGGCATGAAagaagtcatactggagagaaaccttatgaatgtaatcagtgtggtaaagccttttcacagagCAGCCATCTTCATAGGCATGAAAGAAGTCATACTggggagaaaccctatgaatgtagtcaatgtttTAAAGCCTTTGCTTGTAAAAGTGATCTTCACAGGCATGAAAGaagacacactggagagaaacactaTGGGTGTAATCAATGTGGTAGAGCCTTTTTACAGAACAGTCATCTTCACAGGCATGAAAGAAGTCATACTGGacaaaaaccttatgaatgtaatcattgtAATAAAGCTTTTGTGTGTTTTAGCAACCTTCAAAAGCATGACCGAATTCACACTGGTAAAAAGCCCCATGAACCTGAATGA
- the LOC110546228 gene encoding zinc finger protein 431-like isoform X2 produces the protein MDAVSYEDVHVNFTHEEWALLDPSQKSLYKDVMLETYWNLTAIGYKWEDHNIEEHCQSSGRHGRCIICHSGYKPCEHEGYGKNQCTSVSPRTIRRYLVVPTMRRHDVCNTSLQLLGFPTLVGKHKQTHTGEKPHEYKEYGKSSVCPGSLCTCSVTHSIGKCCGCNQCGRTLSSSSSFLPCEKTHMEKRNDTCSKGFDYHRYLETQKRTNNEKDLHECNQHDKAFRSNSSLQLHQRNLLEIKSFGNEDNQSDKAFAYHSLHQVPRFHPREKRYGYHQCGKAFACPSYLQIHERINTSEKPFECNQCSKAFAYKSHLHRHERIHTGEKPYGCKKCGKAFACNSYLQMHERSHTGEKPYECNQCGKAFARNSHLHRHERSHTGEKPYECNQCGKAFGCNSNLQRHERSHTGEKPYGRKHKCDKAFAQNNKPQRHERSHSGEKPYGRKQCDKAFAQNSCLHSHERSLTGQKPYEYNQIGKAFAQNSHFFHHKRSHIREKSYGCRLCGKAFGRNSNLQRHERSHTGEKPYECNQCGKAFSQSSHLHRHERSHTGEKPYECSQCFKAFACKSDLHRHERRHTGEKHYGCNQCGRAFLQNSHLHRHERSHTGQKPYECNHCNKAFVCFSNLQKHDRIHTGKKPHEPE, from the exons GATGCAGTGTCCTATGaggatgtgcatgtgaacttcactcatgaagagtgggctttgctggatccttcccagaagagcctctacaaagatgtgatgctggagacctactggaacctcactgctatag GGTACAAATGGGAAGATCAcaatattgaagaacattgtcAAAGTTCTGGAAGACATGGAAG ATGTATCATCTGTCACTCTGGATACAAACCATGTGAGCATGAGGGATATGGAAAGAATCAATGTACTTCTgtctctcccagaacaattagaagatatTTAGTAGTCCCTACTATGAGAAGACATGATGTCTGCAATACAAGTTTGCAATTACTTGGTTTTCCAACTTTAGtaggaaaacataaacaaactcacactggagagaaacctcatgagtACAAAGAATATGGAAAATCTTCAGTCTGTCCTGGTTCACTTTGCACATGCAGTGTGACTCATAGTATAGGAAAATGTTgtggatgtaatcagtgtggtagaactctgagttcttccagttcttttttaccatgtgaaaaaactcatatggaaaaaagaaatgatacaTGTAGTAAAGGCTTTGACTATCACAGGTATCTTGAAACACAGAAAAGGACCAATAATGAAAAGGATCTTCATGAATGTAATCAACACGATAAAGCCTTTAGATCTAATTCCTCTTTACAGTTACACCAAAGAAATCTTTTGGAAATAAAGTCTTTTGGAAATGAAGATAATCAAAGTGACAAAGCGTTTGCATATCATAGTCTTCATCAAGTACCTAGATTTCATCCTAGAGAGAAAAGGTATGGATAtcatcagtgtggtaaagcctttgcatgtcccAGTTATcttcaaatacatgaaagaattAATACATCAGAGAAACCCTTTGAATGTAATCagtgtagtaaagcctttgcttATAAAAGTCATCTTCAcaggcatgaaaggattcatactggagagaaaccctatggatgtaaaaaatgtggtaaagcctttgcatgtaacagttaTCTTCAAATGCATGAAagaagtcatactggagagaagccctatgaatgtaatcagtgtggtaaagcctttgcacgtaataGTCATCTTCACAGACATGAAAGAagtcacacaggagagaaaccctatgaatgtaatcagtgtggtaaagcgttTGGGTGTAACAGTAATCTTCAAAGGCATGAAAGaagtcacactggagagaaaccctatggacGTAAACAtaaatgtgataaagcctttgcacagaataACAAACCTCAAAGGCATGAAAGAAGTCATagtggagaaaaaccctatggaCGTAaacaatgtgataaagcctttgcacagaacagttgTCTTCACAGTCATGAAAGAAGTCTTACTGGAcaaaaaccctatgaatataatcaaattggtaaagcctttgcacagaacagtcattTTTTCCATCATAAAAGAAGTCATATTAGAGAAAAATCCTATGGATGTAggctatgtggtaaagcctttggaCGTAACAGTAATCTTCAAAGGCATGAAagaagtcatactggagagaaaccttatgaatgtaatcagtgtggtaaagccttttcacagagCAGCCATCTTCATAGGCATGAAAGAAGTCATACTggggagaaaccctatgaatgtagtcaatgtttTAAAGCCTTTGCTTGTAAAAGTGATCTTCACAGGCATGAAAGaagacacactggagagaaacactaTGGGTGTAATCAATGTGGTAGAGCCTTTTTACAGAACAGTCATCTTCACAGGCATGAAAGAAGTCATACTGGacaaaaaccttatgaatgtaatcattgtAATAAAGCTTTTGTGTGTTTTAGCAACCTTCAAAAGCATGACCGAATTCACACTGGTAAAAAGCCCCATGAACCTGAATGA
- the LOC110546228 gene encoding zinc finger protein 431-like isoform X3 codes for MLETYWNLTAIGYKWEDHNIEEHCQSSGRHGRCIICHSGYKPCEHEGYGKNQCTSVSPRTIRRYLVVPTMRRHDVCNTSLQLLGFPTLVGKHKQTHTGEKPHEYKEYGKSSVCPGSLCTCSVTHSIGKCCGCNQCGRTLSSSSSFLPCEKTHMEKRNDTCSKGFDYHRYLETQKRTNNEKDLHECNQHDKAFRSNSSLQLHQRNLLEIKSFGNEDNQSDKAFAYHSLHQVPRFHPREKRYGYHQCGKAFACPSYLQIHERINTSEKPFECNQCSKAFAYKSHLHRHERIHTGEKPYGCKKCGKAFACNSYLQMHERSHTGEKPYECNQCGKAFARNSHLHRHERSHTGEKPYECNQCGKAFGCNSNLQRHERSHTGEKPYGRKHKCDKAFAQNNKPQRHERSHSGEKPYGRKQCDKAFAQNSCLHSHERSLTGQKPYEYNQIGKAFAQNSHFFHHKRSHIREKSYGCRLCGKAFGRNSNLQRHERSHTGEKPYECNQCGKAFSQSSHLHRHERSHTGEKPYECSQCFKAFACKSDLHRHERRHTGEKHYGCNQCGRAFLQNSHLHRHERSHTGQKPYECNHCNKAFVCFSNLQKHDRIHTGKKPHEPE; via the exons atgctggagacctactggaacctcactgctatag GGTACAAATGGGAAGATCAcaatattgaagaacattgtcAAAGTTCTGGAAGACATGGAAG ATGTATCATCTGTCACTCTGGATACAAACCATGTGAGCATGAGGGATATGGAAAGAATCAATGTACTTCTgtctctcccagaacaattagaagatatTTAGTAGTCCCTACTATGAGAAGACATGATGTCTGCAATACAAGTTTGCAATTACTTGGTTTTCCAACTTTAGtaggaaaacataaacaaactcacactggagagaaacctcatgagtACAAAGAATATGGAAAATCTTCAGTCTGTCCTGGTTCACTTTGCACATGCAGTGTGACTCATAGTATAGGAAAATGTTgtggatgtaatcagtgtggtagaactctgagttcttccagttcttttttaccatgtgaaaaaactcatatggaaaaaagaaatgatacaTGTAGTAAAGGCTTTGACTATCACAGGTATCTTGAAACACAGAAAAGGACCAATAATGAAAAGGATCTTCATGAATGTAATCAACACGATAAAGCCTTTAGATCTAATTCCTCTTTACAGTTACACCAAAGAAATCTTTTGGAAATAAAGTCTTTTGGAAATGAAGATAATCAAAGTGACAAAGCGTTTGCATATCATAGTCTTCATCAAGTACCTAGATTTCATCCTAGAGAGAAAAGGTATGGATAtcatcagtgtggtaaagcctttgcatgtcccAGTTATcttcaaatacatgaaagaattAATACATCAGAGAAACCCTTTGAATGTAATCagtgtagtaaagcctttgcttATAAAAGTCATCTTCAcaggcatgaaaggattcatactggagagaaaccctatggatgtaaaaaatgtggtaaagcctttgcatgtaacagttaTCTTCAAATGCATGAAagaagtcatactggagagaagccctatgaatgtaatcagtgtggtaaagcctttgcacgtaataGTCATCTTCACAGACATGAAAGAagtcacacaggagagaaaccctatgaatgtaatcagtgtggtaaagcgttTGGGTGTAACAGTAATCTTCAAAGGCATGAAAGaagtcacactggagagaaaccctatggacGTAAACAtaaatgtgataaagcctttgcacagaataACAAACCTCAAAGGCATGAAAGAAGTCATagtggagaaaaaccctatggaCGTAaacaatgtgataaagcctttgcacagaacagttgTCTTCACAGTCATGAAAGAAGTCTTACTGGAcaaaaaccctatgaatataatcaaattggtaaagcctttgcacagaacagtcattTTTTCCATCATAAAAGAAGTCATATTAGAGAAAAATCCTATGGATGTAggctatgtggtaaagcctttggaCGTAACAGTAATCTTCAAAGGCATGAAagaagtcatactggagagaaaccttatgaatgtaatcagtgtggtaaagccttttcacagagCAGCCATCTTCATAGGCATGAAAGAAGTCATACTggggagaaaccctatgaatgtagtcaatgtttTAAAGCCTTTGCTTGTAAAAGTGATCTTCACAGGCATGAAAGaagacacactggagagaaacactaTGGGTGTAATCAATGTGGTAGAGCCTTTTTACAGAACAGTCATCTTCACAGGCATGAAAGAAGTCATACTGGacaaaaaccttatgaatgtaatcattgtAATAAAGCTTTTGTGTGTTTTAGCAACCTTCAAAAGCATGACCGAATTCACACTGGTAAAAAGCCCCATGAACCTGAATGA